The Prochlorococcus marinus CUG1416 genome has a segment encoding these proteins:
- a CDS encoding MlaE family ABC transporter permease: protein MYYPRFFKRLLSSLIIGGQAINFIFKGKISKNDLFDQLMESGPGSLLIVLITGIAAGTVFNIQVASQLTSMGVSSEIGGLLAVGMAREMAPLLTATLMTGKVATAYAAQLGTMKVTEQIEAITMLRTEPVQYLVVPRLLSMVIMSPIQCLLFLSVSLWSGQIWSTIFYKVPPIVFWTSVRSGNVSLTSTDLTSMLIKSVVFGLLISIIACGYGLTTKGGPKEVGTSTTGAVVMTLVTVSLMDVFLTQILFG, encoded by the coding sequence ATGTATTATCCTAGGTTTTTCAAAAGACTCCTAAGCAGCCTAATCATTGGTGGGCAAGCAATTAATTTTATCTTTAAAGGTAAAATTTCAAAGAATGATCTCTTTGATCAACTAATGGAGTCAGGTCCGGGAAGTTTGTTAATTGTATTAATTACAGGAATTGCTGCAGGTACAGTATTTAATATTCAAGTTGCATCACAACTGACAAGTATGGGAGTTTCAAGTGAAATAGGAGGTTTATTAGCAGTAGGAATGGCAAGAGAAATGGCACCTCTTCTAACTGCTACCTTAATGACTGGGAAGGTTGCCACAGCTTATGCTGCTCAACTAGGTACTATGAAAGTTACAGAACAAATTGAAGCCATAACAATGTTAAGAACAGAACCAGTCCAATATTTGGTAGTTCCAAGGTTGCTATCAATGGTAATAATGTCTCCGATACAGTGTCTTTTATTTTTATCTGTGTCTTTGTGGAGTGGACAAATTTGGAGCACAATTTTTTATAAAGTTCCTCCAATAGTTTTTTGGACATCTGTAAGATCAGGTAATGTAAGCTTAACCAGTACAGACTTAACTTCAATGTTGATAAAATCTGTAGTGTTTGGGTTACTTATTTCAATTATTGCTTGTGGATATGGACTCACCACTAAAGGTGGTCCAAAAGAAGTTGGAACAAGTACAACAGGAGCGGTTGTAATGACTCTTGTTACTGTATCTTTAATGGATGTGTTCCTAACACAAATTTTATTTGGATGA
- a CDS encoding DUF3119 family protein gives MFNPKSEKEESVIISPSFQLPIIVIVLSFMLLFLNIGSWPTIVSASFSFFLLLQAFTLRIKITSDDFIVLQLGKEIRTFPFKNWISWKFFFPIIPGIFYFREKSSPHLLPILFNPKQLKDELLKKVDSLEIKKS, from the coding sequence ATGTTTAACCCTAAATCAGAAAAGGAAGAATCTGTAATAATATCACCATCATTTCAATTGCCAATCATCGTAATAGTTTTAAGTTTTATGCTTTTATTTCTAAATATTGGTTCTTGGCCTACAATAGTTTCTGCATCTTTTAGCTTTTTTTTATTACTTCAAGCATTTACATTAAGAATAAAAATAACAAGTGATGATTTTATCGTTTTACAATTAGGGAAAGAGATTAGAACTTTTCCCTTCAAGAACTGGATATCTTGGAAATTCTTTTTTCCTATAATCCCCGGTATTTTTTATTTCAGAGAAAAGTCAAGTCCTCATTTATTACCAATATTATTTAATCCAAAACAATTAAAAGATGAACTTTTAAAAAAAGTTGACTCCCTGGAAATTAAAAAATCCTAA
- a CDS encoding DUF3086 domain-containing protein yields MTNKEISNSHPQKELIIDKSISDDKTKPISKKNTTQNKKTASKNEKANKPFDEISNEIFSDLLSKKDSLVKEIKVLETKKTELEKDIEANFKGHSDNIAKRVKGFQEYLTGALQNLSQNVEKLELVSQPIIVKPSPLDETKKDSTNNVVNVPALSETFKPDEQIIRNCFSTFTGQPDFYAEPWKLRRSLDSSDIETIDDWFFNMGGRGSLESRGSRQKNALLSAGLISILGELYGDQFQTLILASQPERLGEWRRILQDSLGLTRDDFGPNSGIVLFERPEGVIERADRLEANEELPFIIIDAAETSVEIPILQFPLWVAFAGSDKEIYDDLELN; encoded by the coding sequence ATGACCAATAAAGAAATTTCAAACAGTCATCCTCAGAAGGAATTAATAATAGATAAGTCGATTTCAGATGATAAAACCAAACCAATTAGCAAGAAAAATACCACGCAAAATAAAAAAACTGCTTCAAAAAACGAGAAAGCAAACAAACCTTTTGATGAAATTTCTAATGAGATTTTTAGCGATCTCCTTTCAAAAAAAGACTCTTTAGTAAAAGAAATAAAAGTGCTAGAAACAAAAAAAACTGAATTAGAAAAAGATATTGAGGCAAACTTTAAAGGACATTCAGATAATATTGCTAAAAGAGTTAAAGGCTTTCAAGAGTACTTAACTGGGGCTTTACAGAATCTTTCACAAAACGTTGAGAAACTTGAATTAGTCTCTCAACCAATAATCGTAAAGCCATCACCACTTGATGAAACAAAGAAAGACAGTACAAATAATGTGGTTAATGTTCCTGCTCTTTCTGAAACATTCAAGCCAGATGAGCAGATCATAAGAAACTGCTTTTCAACTTTCACAGGACAACCTGATTTTTATGCTGAACCTTGGAAATTAAGACGAAGTCTTGATTCATCAGATATAGAAACCATTGATGATTGGTTCTTTAATATGGGTGGCAGAGGTTCTTTAGAAAGTCGAGGATCTCGACAAAAAAATGCCTTATTATCAGCTGGTTTAATATCTATTCTTGGCGAATTGTATGGAGATCAGTTTCAGACTCTTATCTTAGCCTCGCAGCCTGAAAGATTAGGAGAATGGAGAAGAATTCTTCAAGATTCACTTGGTCTTACAAGAGATGACTTTGGACCTAATAGTGGGATTGTTCTTTTTGAAAGGCCTGAAGGTGTCATCGAAAGAGCTGATAGATTAGAAGCCAATGAAGAATTGCCATTTATTATAATTGATGCGGCAGAAACCTCTGTTGAAATTCCAATACTTCAATTCCCATTATGGGTCGCATTTGCCGGATCAGATAAAGAAATTTACGATGATCTTGAACTAAACTAA
- the plsY gene encoding glycerol-3-phosphate 1-O-acyltransferase PlsY — translation MNILIIFTSYVLGSLPTGFLIGKYIKNIDLRTIGSGSTGATNVLRNVGKWPALFVFIIDVGKGLIAVKIAQYYTDQGLIEVLAGISAISGHIWPIWLRGKGGKAVATGLGMFLALSWKVGLASLGIFLIVLTKTKFVSLSSISAAILLPIFMFFYLGNFMHSYFFISLIVAFLVIWKHRTNITRLLKGEESKINQN, via the coding sequence ATGAATATCTTAATAATCTTTACAAGTTATGTTTTAGGATCACTTCCGACAGGTTTTTTAATTGGGAAATATATCAAAAATATAGATCTAAGAACTATAGGTTCTGGATCTACAGGTGCCACAAATGTCTTAAGAAATGTTGGAAAATGGCCAGCACTTTTTGTCTTTATCATTGACGTTGGGAAAGGCCTTATTGCAGTAAAAATTGCTCAATATTACACCGATCAAGGATTAATAGAAGTTTTAGCAGGCATATCCGCTATCTCAGGACATATTTGGCCAATATGGCTTAGAGGTAAAGGAGGGAAAGCTGTTGCGACTGGATTAGGCATGTTTTTGGCTCTTTCTTGGAAAGTTGGACTAGCATCTCTTGGCATTTTTTTAATAGTCCTAACAAAAACTAAATTTGTTTCTTTATCAAGTATTTCAGCTGCAATCTTACTTCCTATTTTTATGTTTTTTTACCTCGGTAATTTTATGCACTCATACTTTTTTATAAGTTTAATTGTGGCATTTTTAGTAATCTGGAAACATAGAACAAACATAACAAGATTGTTAAAGGGAGAAGAATCCAAAATTAACCAGAATTAA
- the pyrF gene encoding orotidine-5'-phosphate decarboxylase: MNNRFNSEDKIILAIDGLDLSQAKLLLEKCPNIKWVKVGLELFVREGPKVIEILKSLNKKIFLDLKFHDIPNTMLAACFQVSKLGVDMISIHASAGLKALKASKKASLEGALSVSVKPPVVVGITVLTSFSLKDFQTDLDRNNSIEENVLRLAKLSFDAGLDGCVCSPWEVKMLRSIYKDNFELITPGIRLKIDNKDDQNRIMTPHEAIDNGASKLVIGRSISKSIDPNKVLIEIFKSINSG, encoded by the coding sequence ATGAATAACAGATTTAATTCAGAAGATAAAATAATATTGGCAATTGATGGACTAGATCTAAGTCAAGCAAAATTACTTCTAGAAAAATGTCCTAATATTAAGTGGGTGAAAGTTGGTTTAGAGCTTTTTGTTAGGGAAGGTCCAAAAGTTATTGAAATATTAAAAAGTTTAAATAAAAAAATTTTTTTAGACTTAAAATTTCATGATATTCCAAATACCATGCTTGCAGCATGTTTCCAAGTTTCAAAATTAGGGGTTGATATGATTTCTATTCATGCTTCAGCAGGTCTAAAAGCTCTTAAGGCTTCGAAAAAAGCATCTCTAGAAGGAGCTCTCTCAGTCAGTGTAAAACCTCCAGTTGTTGTTGGCATAACTGTATTAACCAGTTTCTCACTTAAAGATTTTCAAACTGATCTTGATAGAAATAATTCAATTGAAGAAAATGTATTGAGACTTGCAAAGTTGTCTTTTGATGCTGGATTAGATGGATGTGTATGCTCCCCTTGGGAGGTAAAAATGTTGAGATCTATTTATAAGGATAATTTTGAACTAATTACACCAGGTATAAGGTTAAAGATTGATAATAAAGATGATCAAAATAGAATTATGACTCCGCATGAAGCTATAGATAATGGCGCTTCTAAATTAGTTATTGGCAGATCAATATCAAAATCTATAGATCCTAATAAAGTTCTAATAGAAATATTTAAATCTATTAATTCTGGTTAA
- the tyrS gene encoding tyrosine--tRNA ligase: protein MSDQLILPSWLTRGIEEYFPIKGTDNTFSEIIDNAKKNNKKLRVKLGIDPTGTDIHLGHSILFKKLRAFQDNGHIAVLIIGDFTAQIGDPTGKNKTRVQLSEKQVKDNAKTYLSQLGMGKPANESILDFDSKDRIEIRYNSEWLKDLNLNSIIELMGSATVSQMLAKEEFNKRYTSQVPIALHEFLYPLLQGYDSVVVQSDIELGGTDQKFNIAIGRDLQRYFKQEPQFGVLLPILTGLDGIKKMSKSEFNTVGLTDDSLTMFSKLEKVPDNIIPTYFELLTELDLSFLENSNPRELQRKMALEVTTLFHGAEEALKAQSNCEKIFLGNKEEVGDIPEISLKEIVFPVKFFYLLSALKLFKSSSESKRSIKGGGVKIDSQKVINPELVFDSKNDLEGKILQIGKKIIKRFEN, encoded by the coding sequence ATGTCTGATCAATTAATATTGCCATCATGGCTGACAAGAGGAATAGAAGAATACTTTCCAATTAAGGGTACTGATAATACTTTTTCGGAGATAATTGATAATGCGAAAAAAAATAATAAAAAATTAAGGGTTAAACTCGGAATCGATCCAACTGGAACCGATATCCACCTCGGGCATAGCATATTGTTTAAAAAACTTAGGGCATTCCAAGATAATGGACATATTGCAGTTTTAATTATTGGTGATTTTACTGCTCAAATAGGAGACCCAACTGGAAAAAATAAAACAAGAGTGCAGTTATCGGAGAAACAAGTTAAGGATAATGCAAAAACATACTTGTCCCAACTAGGAATGGGGAAGCCAGCTAATGAATCTATTTTAGATTTTGATTCAAAAGATAGAATAGAAATTAGATATAACAGTGAATGGTTAAAAGATTTAAATCTTAATTCGATAATTGAATTAATGGGGAGTGCAACAGTTAGTCAAATGCTAGCTAAGGAGGAATTTAATAAAAGGTACACTTCACAAGTTCCAATTGCTTTGCATGAATTTTTATATCCACTATTACAAGGTTACGATTCGGTAGTTGTTCAATCAGATATTGAGCTTGGAGGTACAGATCAGAAATTTAATATTGCAATAGGAAGAGATCTTCAAAGGTATTTTAAACAAGAACCTCAATTTGGTGTTCTGTTGCCAATTTTGACAGGTTTAGATGGAATTAAGAAGATGAGTAAATCTGAATTTAACACTGTAGGTTTGACTGATGATTCTCTTACAATGTTTTCAAAGTTAGAAAAAGTACCCGACAATATAATACCTACCTATTTTGAATTACTTACTGAATTAGATTTGAGTTTTCTTGAAAACTCAAATCCTCGTGAATTACAGAGAAAAATGGCTTTAGAAGTTACGACTTTATTCCATGGGGCTGAAGAAGCATTAAAGGCGCAATCGAACTGCGAAAAAATATTCCTTGGAAACAAAGAAGAAGTTGGAGATATTCCAGAGATTTCATTAAAAGAAATAGTTTTTCCAGTTAAGTTTTTTTACTTGTTAAGTGCTCTAAAACTTTTCAAATCTAGCAGTGAATCCAAAAGATCTATCAAAGGTGGAGGCGTAAAAATTGATAGCCAGAAAGTAATAAATCCTGAGTTAGTGTTTGATTCAAAAAATGATTTGGAAGGGAAGATTTTGCAAATTGGAAAAAAAATAATTAAGAGGTTTGAAAACTGA
- a CDS encoding DUF1825 family protein has protein sequence MGFFESDIVQEEAKKLFTDYQELMKLGSDYGKFDREGKKMFIKKMESLMDRYKVFMKRFELSEDFQAKMTVEQLKTQLSQFGITPDQMFDQMNKTLIRMKDELDKTS, from the coding sequence ATGGGATTCTTTGAGTCAGACATCGTTCAAGAAGAAGCTAAAAAGCTTTTTACTGATTACCAAGAACTTATGAAACTTGGCTCTGATTATGGAAAATTTGACAGAGAAGGTAAAAAAATGTTTATAAAAAAAATGGAATCTCTAATGGACCGTTATAAGGTTTTTATGAAGAGATTTGAATTGTCTGAGGATTTTCAAGCAAAAATGACAGTAGAACAATTAAAAACACAATTAAGCCAATTTGGTATTACTCCTGATCAAATGTTTGATCAAATGAATAAAACCTTAATAAGAATGAAGGATGAACTTGATAAAACTTCTTAA
- a CDS encoding leucyl aminopeptidase, whose translation MQFSTFQKNLDNWQGASLIFGVLEEEIASQLENIKFVVEPKLLLKKVTQKKFKGEKGKTLSFEFLDQKLETLIIVGLGKSKNLNKSDIENSIGNLIRKTVDKNEKISIFLPWELINSQLEINQLAESVRLSAYKDNRFNKKKDENKVLKEIEFLNLKEFENISFEETEKICEGVELARRLVAAPPNSLTPHEMSMQASQIAQDHGLGVKILEAKECEDLGMGAYLAVAKGSDLDPKFIHLTLKSEGPIKEKIALVGKGLTFDSGGYNLKVGASQIEMMKYDMGGSAAVLGAAKALGAIKPKGLEIHFIVAACENMINGSAVHPGDVVEASNGKTIEINNTDAEGRLTLADALTYASNLKPDSIIDLATLTGAIVVALGNDVAGFWSNNNDLANDIKAASVQAGEELWQMPLQKSYKEGLKSHIADMKNTGPRAGGSITAALFLEEFFDKHIKWAHIDIAGTCWTDKNKGINPSGATGFGVKTLVQWIKNK comes from the coding sequence ATGCAATTTTCCACATTTCAAAAAAATCTAGATAACTGGCAAGGTGCTTCATTAATTTTTGGAGTTTTAGAGGAAGAAATTGCAAGCCAACTTGAAAACATAAAATTTGTTGTTGAACCAAAATTATTACTAAAAAAAGTTACTCAGAAAAAATTCAAAGGAGAAAAAGGAAAAACTTTAAGCTTTGAATTTTTAGATCAAAAATTAGAAACTTTAATCATAGTTGGTCTTGGCAAATCAAAAAACCTAAATAAAAGTGATATAGAAAACTCCATTGGAAATCTAATTAGAAAAACAGTTGATAAAAATGAAAAAATCAGCATCTTTCTACCTTGGGAATTAATAAATTCACAACTAGAAATAAATCAATTAGCAGAGTCAGTCAGATTATCTGCTTATAAGGATAATAGATTCAATAAGAAAAAAGATGAAAATAAAGTGCTTAAAGAAATAGAGTTTTTGAATTTAAAAGAATTTGAGAATATTAGCTTTGAAGAGACCGAAAAAATATGTGAAGGTGTAGAACTAGCCAGGAGACTTGTAGCCGCACCTCCAAACAGTCTTACGCCCCACGAAATGTCTATGCAAGCCTCTCAAATAGCTCAAGATCATGGATTGGGAGTAAAAATTTTAGAGGCAAAAGAATGTGAAGATTTAGGGATGGGTGCATATTTAGCTGTAGCAAAAGGTTCTGATCTAGATCCTAAATTTATACATCTTACTTTGAAGTCAGAGGGGCCTATAAAAGAAAAGATTGCGCTTGTTGGGAAGGGTTTAACCTTTGATTCTGGAGGATACAACCTGAAAGTAGGAGCCTCTCAAATTGAAATGATGAAATATGATATGGGGGGAAGCGCTGCAGTTTTAGGAGCAGCAAAAGCACTTGGAGCAATAAAACCAAAGGGATTAGAAATACATTTTATTGTGGCAGCTTGCGAAAACATGATAAATGGATCTGCAGTACATCCTGGAGATGTAGTTGAGGCATCTAATGGTAAGACAATTGAAATTAATAACACTGATGCAGAGGGTAGGCTCACATTAGCTGATGCTTTAACTTACGCATCCAATTTAAAACCAGATTCAATAATAGATCTCGCCACTTTAACAGGAGCTATTGTTGTTGCATTAGGGAATGATGTAGCTGGATTCTGGAGCAATAATAATGATCTAGCAAATGATATAAAAGCTGCATCAGTACAGGCTGGAGAAGAATTATGGCAAATGCCTTTACAAAAATCTTATAAAGAAGGGTTAAAGTCTCATATAGCTGATATGAAAAATACAGGTCCTAGAGCGGGTGGGTCAATAACTGCTGCTTTGTTTTTAGAGGAATTCTTTGATAAACATATTAAATGGGCTCATATCGATATAGCTGGGACTTGTTGGACAGATAAGAATAAGGGGATTAATCCATCAGGTGCAACCGGTTTTGGAGTTAAAACTCTTGTTCAATGGATTAAAAATAAATAA
- the msrA gene encoding peptide-methionine (S)-S-oxide reductase MsrA encodes MKYFLPLIIVFSILINPLNTFAEELILAGGCFWCLEHDLESLNGINFVKSGYSGGDLQNPTYENHDGHQEVVLVEYDSNLVSLPEILRLYLRNIDPLDGNGQFCDRGDSYRPVIFYKDTTEESYAKNAIISASSELRVPLEKISVELKSKGQFWLAEEYHQNFAERNELKYKFYRFSCGRDQRLDKLWGDNARSTNLWTE; translated from the coding sequence ATGAAATATTTTTTACCTTTAATAATTGTTTTTTCAATATTAATTAACCCTTTAAATACTTTTGCAGAAGAATTGATTCTTGCCGGGGGTTGTTTTTGGTGTTTAGAGCATGATTTAGAGTCCCTAAATGGGATAAATTTTGTAAAAAGTGGCTATTCAGGAGGGGATTTACAAAATCCTACCTACGAAAATCATGATGGCCATCAGGAAGTGGTTTTAGTTGAATATGACTCTAACTTAGTAAGTTTACCTGAGATACTTAGGCTTTATTTGAGAAATATTGATCCTCTTGACGGTAATGGTCAATTTTGTGATCGTGGAGATTCTTACAGGCCTGTGATTTTTTACAAAGATACAACCGAGGAAAGTTATGCAAAAAATGCAATTATTTCGGCTTCTAGTGAATTGCGAGTGCCATTAGAAAAAATATCTGTAGAACTAAAATCAAAAGGTCAATTTTGGTTAGCTGAAGAATATCATCAAAATTTTGCTGAGAGAAATGAATTAAAATATAAGTTCTATAGATTCTCATGTGGCAGAGATCAGAGGTTGGATAAGTTATGGGGGGATAACGCTAGATCAACAAATCTTTGGACTGAATGA
- the lpxB gene encoding lipid-A-disaccharide synthase: MNKKIFISTGEVSGDLHGSLLSKALFDEARKYAINLEIYGLGGEKMKNEGVQIIQDTTSISAIGIWEILPLILPMMKVQKKFYKSIKKLRPNCLILIDYMGPNIKIGSKLKRSRNNFPIYYYIAPQEWAWRFGNNSTTNLINFSDKIFAIFKQEANFYKRRGGNVFWVGHPMIDLTKKLPSKKDSRTILELRPNQNILLLMPASRPQELRYILPTFLKTAKQLQLRYPTLVVYIPSCRRVFDKRFRNGLDKYKIKGKVISQKDNSELMLYIYALTKLALCKSGTVNMELALYGIPQIVGYRVSRVTAFIAKKILNFKVRFISPVNLLVKKLVIPEFVQKNFNEKKIFYKACRIIDLKSEKAKIKKGYTLLKKELGDEGVVERAAKEIINSII; encoded by the coding sequence ATGAATAAAAAGATATTTATCAGTACCGGGGAAGTCTCTGGAGATTTACATGGCAGTTTATTGTCAAAAGCATTATTTGATGAAGCTAGAAAATATGCAATTAACTTAGAGATCTATGGACTAGGCGGCGAAAAGATGAAGAATGAAGGAGTTCAAATTATTCAAGATACTACATCAATAAGTGCGATAGGAATATGGGAGATTTTACCTCTAATTCTTCCTATGATGAAAGTTCAGAAAAAATTTTATAAATCCATAAAGAAGTTACGTCCAAATTGTTTAATATTGATCGACTATATGGGACCTAATATTAAAATTGGGTCAAAATTAAAAAGATCGAGAAATAATTTTCCTATTTACTATTATATTGCTCCTCAAGAATGGGCATGGAGATTTGGTAACAATAGCACTACAAATTTAATTAATTTTTCAGATAAAATTTTTGCGATTTTTAAGCAGGAAGCAAACTTTTATAAGAGGCGGGGAGGAAATGTTTTTTGGGTTGGACATCCAATGATTGATTTGACGAAAAAACTACCTTCGAAGAAAGATTCGAGAACAATTTTGGAACTTCGACCAAATCAGAATATCTTACTTTTAATGCCTGCATCAAGACCCCAAGAGTTGAGATATATATTACCTACCTTCTTGAAAACTGCAAAACAATTACAATTAAGATATCCAACCCTTGTTGTATACATACCATCCTGTAGGAGAGTTTTTGATAAAAGATTTAGAAATGGTTTGGATAAATATAAAATCAAAGGAAAGGTTATTTCTCAAAAAGATAATTCCGAATTGATGCTTTATATTTATGCATTAACAAAACTAGCATTATGTAAATCTGGCACAGTTAATATGGAATTGGCTTTATATGGAATACCACAGATTGTTGGATATAGAGTGAGTAGAGTTACCGCTTTTATTGCAAAAAAAATTCTCAATTTTAAGGTGAGGTTTATTTCTCCTGTGAATCTTTTAGTTAAGAAATTAGTAATACCAGAGTTTGTCCAGAAAAATTTTAATGAAAAGAAAATTTTTTATAAAGCTTGCAGGATTATCGATCTGAAATCAGAAAAAGCAAAAATCAAAAAAGGTTATACTCTTTTGAAAAAAGAATTAGGGGATGAAGGAGTAGTTGAAAGAGCAGCCAAAGAAATTATTAATTCCATAATTTGA
- the lpxA gene encoding acyl-ACP--UDP-N-acetylglucosamine O-acyltransferase, giving the protein MENQNTELQSSFSGVKVHPNAFVDPSAELHDGVIISQGAIVGPNVIIGKGTEIGPNAVITGRTQLGIKNKVFPNVCIGLDPQDLKYKGAPTEVIIGDNNTFRECVTINKATDEGEKTIIGNNNLLMAYTHIGHNCELGNRIVLSNSVQVAGHVKVEDKAIIGGCLGIHQFVHIGYLAMIGGMTRVDRDVPPFCLAEGHPGRLRGLNRIGIKRSGLMENKDFDLKLLQSTWNLLFKSNNVIADALDMAIKCKLDLSSTKLCDFLKDSISKERRGPMPFIN; this is encoded by the coding sequence ATGGAGAATCAAAATACTGAATTACAGTCAAGCTTTAGTGGTGTAAAAGTTCACCCTAATGCTTTTGTTGATCCAAGTGCCGAATTACATGATGGAGTTATTATCTCTCAAGGAGCTATTGTCGGTCCTAATGTGATAATTGGGAAAGGAACAGAAATAGGACCAAATGCTGTTATTACTGGAAGAACTCAACTTGGTATTAAAAATAAAGTTTTCCCAAATGTGTGCATAGGTCTGGATCCTCAAGATCTTAAATATAAAGGGGCTCCTACTGAAGTAATTATTGGAGATAATAATACTTTTAGAGAATGCGTAACTATTAATAAGGCGACCGATGAAGGAGAAAAAACTATTATTGGCAATAATAATTTGTTAATGGCATACACTCACATAGGCCATAATTGTGAACTTGGGAATAGGATAGTTTTATCAAATAGTGTTCAAGTTGCAGGCCATGTAAAGGTTGAAGACAAAGCTATTATTGGTGGTTGTTTAGGTATTCATCAATTTGTACATATTGGATATTTAGCAATGATTGGAGGGATGACGAGAGTTGATAGAGACGTACCGCCTTTTTGTTTAGCCGAAGGACATCCAGGAAGATTGAGAGGTTTGAATAGGATTGGAATTAAAAGAAGTGGTTTGATGGAAAATAAGGACTTCGATTTAAAACTTTTGCAAAGTACTTGGAATTTACTTTTTAAGTCCAATAACGTAATTGCTGACGCATTGGATATGGCAATAAAATGCAAATTAGATCTTTCTTCAACAAAATTATGTGATTTTTTAAAAGATTCAATATCAAAAGAAAGACGCGGGCCAATGCCTTTTATAAATTAA
- the fabZ gene encoding 3-hydroxyacyl-ACP dehydratase FabZ: protein MEKKLSSENNQLSSEKILGLLPHRYPFALVDKVIEHIPGERAVAVKNVTINEPQFQGHFPERPIMPGVLIVESMAQVGGIIVTQMADLPKGLFVFAGINNVKFRKPVVPGDQLIITCELLSIKRQRFGKIKGEANVDGKLVCAGELMFSLVD, encoded by the coding sequence TTGGAAAAGAAATTATCCAGTGAAAATAATCAACTTTCCTCTGAGAAAATACTAGGTTTATTACCTCATAGGTATCCTTTTGCTCTTGTGGATAAAGTAATAGAGCATATTCCTGGGGAGAGGGCTGTTGCAGTAAAAAATGTAACTATAAATGAGCCTCAATTTCAAGGACATTTTCCTGAAAGGCCTATAATGCCAGGTGTTCTTATTGTTGAATCAATGGCTCAAGTTGGAGGAATAATAGTAACGCAAATGGCCGATCTCCCTAAAGGACTTTTCGTCTTTGCGGGAATAAATAATGTTAAATTCAGAAAACCTGTTGTGCCTGGAGATCAATTGATAATTACTTGTGAATTACTGAGTATTAAAAGACAAAGATTTGGAAAGATTAAAGGTGAGGCCAACGTAGATGGGAAGTTGGTTTGCGCTGGTGAATTAATGTTCTCATTAGTTGATTAG
- the lpxC gene encoding UDP-3-O-acyl-N-acetylglucosamine deacetylase, translating to MFSWSTNYDYCYTLAGVISREGVGLHSGEKTSVTISSYEKEGFHISFRDKPKKIFKLTQDLIGSTMLCTAIKLGSRNLYTVEHLLASLAGCGLSYIHIEVDGKEIPLLDGSAIQWVRAFEEVGIKKVPKPDNFFLEINKSIILNREGSVIAATPSEKTTIISTISFPYKAIGNQTYVIDLNPKSFVEMIAPARTFGFKDQFQELSELGLIKGGSLENALVCNGDEWVNPPLRFDNEPIRHKILDLIGDLALVGLPKAQILVYKGSHSLNALLASSLKN from the coding sequence GTGTTTTCTTGGTCAACTAATTATGATTATTGCTATACCCTGGCTGGTGTTATCTCCAGGGAAGGTGTAGGCCTTCATAGTGGAGAGAAAACAAGCGTTACAATTTCTTCTTATGAAAAAGAAGGATTTCATATCTCTTTTAGGGACAAGCCTAAAAAGATTTTTAAGCTAACACAAGATTTAATTGGAAGTACGATGCTTTGTACGGCAATTAAATTAGGAAGTAGAAATTTATATACTGTCGAACATTTATTAGCTTCATTGGCTGGATGTGGTTTAAGTTATATTCATATTGAGGTTGATGGCAAAGAGATCCCGCTTTTAGATGGATCCGCAATACAGTGGGTTAGAGCTTTTGAAGAAGTAGGAATAAAAAAGGTACCTAAACCAGATAATTTTTTTCTAGAGATTAATAAATCAATAATTTTAAATAGAGAAGGCTCAGTTATAGCTGCTACACCCTCTGAAAAAACTACAATTATATCTACTATCAGTTTTCCCTATAAAGCAATTGGAAATCAAACTTATGTGATTGATTTAAATCCAAAAAGTTTCGTTGAAATGATTGCTCCAGCAAGAACATTTGGTTTTAAAGATCAATTCCAAGAATTAAGTGAACTTGGATTGATAAAAGGAGGAAGTTTAGAAAATGCTCTTGTTTGTAATGGTGATGAATGGGTTAATCCACCATTAAGATTTGATAATGAACCAATAAGACATAAAATTTTAGACCTTATTGGGGACTTGGCTTTGGTAGGGTTACCTAAGGCACAAATTTTAGTTTATAAAGGATCACATTCTTTAAATGCTTTATTGGCCTCATCGCTAAAAAATTAA